The sequence CTGGATCAGGATGAATCCATTTCCAGTAAGGTGACTCATACTGACCGAGAGGGGAAACTTTTCGCCGGTCGTTCTTGCTGAGATTTTCATTCAGGGCTGAAAGCTGACCGCTGATACCTGACGGCTTGAATCAAGGGGGTGCGGCCATGACGTGCAACGTCGGTGGAGTCGAACGGCCGATTCGCATCGTGTTGGGAGTGCTGCTGCTCGCTGTCGGCGCTCTGTCGGACCTGCCGCCGGTCGATGCCGGGATCATGGCGGCCGTCGGGATCGTAGCGCTCGTCACGGGCGCGATCGGCTTCTGCCCGGCCTGGAGACTGTTCGGCATCAACACCTGTGCGGCAAAGCCGCTTGCCCGTTCATGATGTTCATCATGCGTGGGTGAGCCATCGCTCATGGGGACTGTGATGTCTTTGGTCGAATGACGGTTAACGTTTGGCGCTTGACGCTTGTGGTTGACGATTGACTTGAACTGACGCAGGAGGAACCAATGGCACGAGTGGCGATCATCGGCGCATCGATCGGCGGATTGCCGGCGGCTTATGAGGCGCGGGCGATGCTGGACAAGAAGCACAAGGTCACAGTCGTCTCGAATGTGGACTACTTTCATTTTGTGCCGTCCAATCCCTGGGTGGCGGTCGGGTGGAGAAAACGGAAGGACATCAGCTTCCCGCTCGGCCCGGT comes from Nitrospirota bacterium and encodes:
- a CDS encoding DUF2892 domain-containing protein, whose amino-acid sequence is MTCNVGGVERPIRIVLGVLLLAVGALSDLPPVDAGIMAAVGIVALVTGAIGFCPAWRLFGINTCAAKPLARS